Proteins encoded by one window of Arachis hypogaea cultivar Tifrunner chromosome 1, arahy.Tifrunner.gnm2.J5K5, whole genome shotgun sequence:
- the LOC112793351 gene encoding uncharacterized protein yields MLRSLVRAPATTNSKIQPWRVPPTFRYSSKPAHFLKPDPRNPGAAANAAIAGQAVSDRQERLRLLAEDDKNPSLDVGSNGRPLFTSAPSLSHLARQHASTYFKFTKEGLNSVLPEGLPMGMVTEFQESMRTALLVRQSFLDLRDNFWRVVDPPMWSTNGKGVKVRKQVVLDGPVSCGKSIALAMLVHWAREEGWLVFYVPRGKAWTHGGFFYRHPLTGLWDTPIQAAKVLEDFLKYNESYLKRLPCQIFDPIPLGEGAGVGWLKDVDSLAVSEGTMLYELVKTGIEETHAAVGVVVRLRKELSLVKDMPVLIAIDQYNNWFTFSEYEEPVTIRSCRPIHARELTMVNAFRSMKHDDMMVGAFSHSTAVGKLRKDLPDVPVDARVMFPRYSLEEAETVCHYYLRQRLIRHEVFSEENWKKIYFLTNGNGTEMRGLLPHMVS; encoded by the exons atgtTGCGGTCCCTTGTGAGAGCCCCAGCAACAACAAACTCCAAAATCCAGCCATGGCGCGTGCCTCCTACTTTCCGTTACTCTTCCAAGCCCGCTCACTTTCTCAAACCCGATCCCAGGAATCCCGGCGCCGCCGCCAACGCTGCCATAGCCGGGCAGGCCGTCTCCGATCGACAGGAGCGCCTCCGCCTCCTCGCCGAAGATGACAAGAACCCTTCCCTTGACGTCGGCTCCAATGGCCGCCCCCTCTTTACCTCCGCTCCTTCTCTCTCACACCTCGCTCGCCAACACGCTTCCACCTACTTCAAATTCAC AAAGGAGGGGTTGAACTCGGTGTTACCGGAGGGGTTACCGATGGGAATGGTGACGGAGTTCCAGGAGTCCATGAGAACAGCTTTGCTTGTTCGCCAGAGCTTCCTCGATCTTCGCGACAATTTCTGGCGTGTTGTTGATCCTCCAATGTGGTCTACTAATGGTAAAG GTGTTAAAGTTAGGAAGCAAGTTGTGTTAGATGGTCCGGTTAGCTGTGGAAAGAGCATTGCACTTGCAATGCTTGTGCATTGGGCTAGGGAAGAAGGTTGGCTGGTTTTCTATGTCCCTAGAGGCAAGGCATGGACTCATGGAGGATTTTTCTATAGGCACCCGCTAACTGGTCTGTGGGATACTCCTATACAGGCTGCAAAGGTCCTCGAG GATTTTTTGAAGTACAATGAATCCTACTTAAAGCGACTGCCATGCCAAATATTTGATCCAATCCCATTAGGTGAAGGTGCTGGTGTTGGATGGTTGAAAGATGTTGATTCCTTGGCAGTTTCTGAAGGAACAATGTTATACGAGCTAGTGAAGACTGGAATTGAAGAAACACATGCAGCTGTTGGAGTTGTTGTTCGTTTGAGGAAAGAGTTATCACTTGTGAAAGACATGCCTGTACTTATTGCAATTGATCAA TATAATAACTGGTTTACATTCAGTGAGTACGAGGAGCCAGTCACAATTCGTTCTTGTCGACCAATACATGCCAGAGAACTTACAATG GTGAATGCATTTAGGTCAATGAAGCATGATGATATGATGGTAGGGGCTTTCTCTCACTCAACAGCTGTAGGAAAGCTTCGAAAAGACTTGCCTGATGTTCCAGTAGATGCCCGTGTTATGTTTCCTCGATATAGTTTGGAGGAAGCTGAGACTGTTTGCCATTATTATTTGAG GCAAAGGCTTATTCGCCATGAAGTATTTTCCGAAGAAAATTGGAAGAAGATTTACTTCCTAACCAATGGAAATGGAACAGAGATGCGAGGGTTACTTCCTCACATGGTATCATAG
- the LOC112793335 gene encoding tetrahydroanabasine acetyltransferase — MANNNATTLSLEMKDVVIIKPSKPTPSCVLPLSSIDNNPELNVLCHIIYAYQANLDDPKGQLLLDPCHVIKQGISKALVYYYPLAGKIVTNNGGDGRLGIKCNNNADDGVPFLEANANCELSSLHYLEGIDVPTAQKLVFDYDKPSLHHDQTSQHPLVFKVTKFLCGGFTIGMGLSHAVCDGFGASQFFRAVAELASGKSEPSVKPVWERERLIGTVLKQPLKFPIDKSSMAVSPFWPSNDLSHECFHFKGESIKRLKMELMKENGDDNNGKESFTTLEALGAYVWRSKARAMELSSDGKTLLCLAVGVRHLLDPPLPEGYYGNAFVNSNVVLTVKELNKKPLSEVLKLIKESKKQPCNMEYIRSNINMLETMRKCNIKIGGLGASMVLTDWRQLELLDEVDFGWKASVNMIPLPWNMFGYVDLTLFLPPSNFDPSMKGGVRVYVSLPKASMPKFKEEMEALKIMKDEESKVLKLSNLQV; from the exons ATGGCAAATAACAATGCAACTACACTCTCACTTGAGATGAAGGATGTTGTGATCATTAAACCTTCCAAACCAACACCTTCTTGTGTTCTTCCTCTATCAAGCATTGACAACAATCCTGAGCTCAACGTTCTCTGTCACATCATTTATGCATACCAAGCAAATCTTGATGACCCAAAAGGCCAATTACTATTAGATCCTTGTCATGTGATAAAACAAGGCATTTCAAAGGCTTTGGTTTACTATTACCCTCTTGCAGGTAAGATAGTAACAAATAATGGTGGTGATGGAAGACTTGGAATCAAGTGCAATAATAATGCTGATGATGGAGTTCCATTCTTGGAGGCAAATGCTAATTGTGAACTCTCTTCTCTTCACTATCTTGAAGGGATTGATGTTCCAACAGCACAGAAATTGGTGTTTGATTATGACAAACCTTCTCTTCATCATGATCAAACTAGTCAACATCCCTTGGTTTTCAAG GTAACAAAGTTTCTTTGTGGCGGTTTCACAATTGGAATGGGATTGTCACATGCTGTTTGTGACGGTTTTGGTGCGTCGCAATTCTTTAGAGCTGTTGCTGAACTTGCAAGTGGGAAAAGTGAGCCTTCTGTGAAACCTGTGTGGGAGAGGGAGAGATTAATCGGAACAGTTCTCAAGCAACCACTGAAATTTCCGATAGATAAAAGTTCAATGGCAGTTTCACCATTTTGGCCATCTAATGATCTTTCACATGAATGCTTTCACTTCAAGG GTGAGAGCATAAAGAGACTCAAAATGGAGTTGATGAAGGAAAATGGTGATGATAATAATGGTAAGGAAAGCTTCACAACACTTGAAGCACTTGGTGCCTATGTTTGGAGATCAAAGGCAAGAGCTATGGAATTGAGTAGTGATGGGAAGACTTTGTTGTGTTTAGCAGTTGGTGTGAGGCACCTATTGGATCCACCTTTGCCAGAAGGGTATTATGGGAATGCTTTTGTGAATTCAAATGTGGTCTTAACAGTGAAAGAACTTAATAAGAAACCACTCTCAGAGGTTCTGAAGCTCATTAAGGAAAGCAAAAAACAACCTTGTAATATGGAATACATAAGAAGCAACATCAACATGTTGGAGACAATGAGGAAATGTAACATTAAGATTGGAGGTTTAGGTGCATCAATGGTATTAACAGATTGGAGGCAATTGGAATTGTTGGATGAAGTGGATTTTGGATGGAAAGCTTCGGTTAATATGATACCTCTCCCTTGGAACATGTTTGGCTATGTGGATTTGACCCTTTTCTTGCCTCCTAGTAACTTTGATCCTTCAATGAAAGGAGGTGTTAGAGTTTATGTTTCCCTTCCCAAAGCTTCCATGCCCAAGTTCAAGGAGGAGATGGAGGCTCTCAAGATTATGAAAGATGAGGAAAGCAAGGTTCTCAAACTCTCGAATTTACAAGTTTAA
- the LOC112793367 gene encoding alanine--glyoxylate aminotransferase 2 homolog 3, mitochondrial produces MMKHFSCPYRSLLLRKKDNKTSWQFLLSTTTIAPSNEEEEEKKDGVGGNLVVPPEMPHFNHTPSPYRGPSASDLFKRRKHYLPTSVGPYYTNPLNLVEGKMQYLYDENGRRYLDAFGGIATVSCGHCHPDVVEATVNQMRLLQHTTVLYLNHAVIDFAEALAAKFPGDLKAVFFTNSGTEANELALMIARLYTSCHDIISIRNGYHGNATSTMGATAQNIHKFNVVQSGVHHALNPDPYRGVFGSDGVKYANDVQDIIDYGTCGRVAGFIAESIQGVGGVIELAPGYLPEVHSIIKKAGGLFIADEVQTGFGRTGSHFWGFEAHGIVPDIITLAKGIGNGAPIGAVVTTPQIAEVLSRRTYFSTFGGNPVCSAAGHAVLRVIEKEKLEQNAFVVGSYLKECLSSLMDKHEIIGDVRGKGMLLGVELVKDQKLKVPASAEMLHIIEKMKDMGVLVGKGGFHGNVIRITPPLCFTKEDADFLVDVMDYTMLKM; encoded by the exons ATGATGAAGCATTTTTCATGTCCTTATCGGTCATTACTTCTGCGGAAGAAGGACAACAAAACTAGTTGGCAATTTTTGCTGTCTACCACCACCATAGCTCCAagcaacgaagaagaagaagaaaaaaaagatggtGTTGGTGGCAATTTGGTTGTTCCTCCTGAAATGCCACACTTCAATCACACTCCATCACCTTACCGTGGTCCTTCAGCATCTGATCTCTTCAAGAGGCGCAAACACTACCTACCTACATCCGTTGGCCCCTATTACACCAACCCA TTGAATCTGGTGGAGGGTAAAATGCAGTACCTATATGATGAGAATGGTAGAAGGTATCTTGATGCATTTGGTGGCATTGCCACCGTTTCATGCGGCCATTGCCACCCTGATGTAGTTGAAGCAACTGTTAACCAGATGAGACTCTTGCAGCATACCACTGTCCTCTATTTGAACCATGCTGTCATCGATTTCGCCGAGGCTCTTGCTGCTAAGTTTCCCGGTGACCTCAAG GCTGTGTTCTTCACAAATTCTGGTACAGAAGCCAACGAGCTGGCTTTGATGATTGCCAGGCTGTACACAAGCTGCCATGACATAATTTCCATCAGAAATGGCTACCACGGCAATGCAACCTCAACAATGGGTGCTACTGCTCAAAACATTCACAAGTTCAATGTTGTGCAG AGTGGAGTTCATCATGCCCTTAATCCAGATCCATATAGAGGTGTCTTTGGTTCGGATGGAGtcaaatatgcaaatgatgtTCAAGATATAATCGATTATGGAACTTGCGGTCGAGTAGCTGGGTTTATTGCTGAGTCTATTCAG GGAGTGGGTGGAGTAATAGAATTGGCTCCTGGTTACTTGCCTGAGGTTCATAGCATCATAAAGAAAGCAGGGGGTCTCTTTATAGCAGACGAGGTCCAGACCGGATTCGGTCGAACCGGAAGCCACTTCTGGGGCTTTGAGGCACATGGAATTGTCCCTGATATTATAACTCTGGCTAAG GGGATTGGTAACGGCGCGCCTATTGGCGCGGTGGTTACAACTCCTCAGATAGCAGAGGTGTTGAGTCGCCGCACTTACTTTAGCACATTTGGTGGGAATCCGGTATGTAGTGCGGCGGGGCATGCCGTTTTGAGAGTAATTGAGAAGGAAAAACTTGAGCAAAATGCATTTGTTGTTGGATCATATCTAAAAGAGTGCCTTAGTTCTCTCATGGATAAGCATGAAA TAATTGGGGATGTGAGGGGAAAAGGAATGTTGCTTGGAGTTGAGCTTGTGAAAGATCAGAAGTTGAAAGTTCCTGCTAGTGCTGAAATGCTGCATATCATTGAAAAGATGAAAG ATATGGGGGTGCTAGTTGGGAAAGGTGGCTTTCATGGAAACGTTATAAGGATTACACCTCCATTATGTTTCACTAAGGAAGATGCAG ATTTTCTTGTAGATGTGATGGACTACACAATGTTAAAGATGTGA